In a single window of the Bacillus mycoides genome:
- the spoIIAA gene encoding anti-sigma F factor antagonist: MSLSMHLEVKRDVLCVRLEGELDHHTAEELRTKVTDMIETHGVHHIILSLENLTFMDSSGLGVILGRYKHVKGLGGEMVVCAISPPVKRLFEMSGLFKIVRLEESEAHALATLGVA; encoded by the coding sequence GTGAGTCTTTCCATGCATTTAGAAGTAAAACGTGACGTCTTATGTGTGAGGCTAGAGGGCGAGTTAGATCATCATACTGCTGAAGAGTTGCGAACGAAAGTCACAGATATGATTGAGACACATGGTGTTCATCATATTATTTTGAGCCTAGAGAACTTAACATTTATGGATAGTTCTGGTTTAGGCGTTATATTAGGCCGATATAAACATGTAAAGGGATTAGGTGGAGAGATGGTTGTCTGTGCAATTTCACCGCCCGTTAAACGTTTATTTGAAATGTCAGGTCTATTCAAAATTGTTCGTTTAGAAGAAAGTGAAGCGCATGCGCTCGCGACGTTGGGGGTGGCGTAG
- the spoIIAB gene encoding anti-sigma F factor has protein sequence MRNEMNLQFSALSQNESFARVTVAAFIAQLDPTMEELTEIKTVVSEAVTNAIIHGYEGNAEGVVYISVILEEAMVKLTIRDEGIGIFNLDEARQPLFTTKPELERSGMGFTIMENFMDEVEVISNESFGTTIHLTKYLSNSNALCN, from the coding sequence ATGAGAAATGAAATGAACCTTCAATTTTCAGCGTTAAGTCAGAATGAATCATTCGCTCGTGTTACGGTAGCTGCTTTTATTGCGCAATTAGACCCGACGATGGAAGAACTAACAGAGATTAAAACAGTTGTGTCAGAAGCGGTTACAAATGCAATTATTCATGGGTATGAAGGAAATGCAGAAGGTGTTGTTTATATTTCAGTGATTTTGGAAGAAGCGATGGTGAAACTCACGATTCGAGATGAAGGGATTGGTATCTTTAACTTAGATGAAGCAAGACAACCCCTTTTTACAACTAAACCTGAATTAGAGCGTTCCGGAATGGGATTTACTATCATGGAAAATTTTATGGATGAAGTAGAAGTTATTTCAAACGAATCTTTCGGGACAACAATCCATTTGACAAAATACTTATCAAATAGTAACGCTCTATGCAATTAA
- the sigF gene encoding RNA polymerase sporulation sigma factor SigF, which translates to MDIEVRNEKKKPQLKDHELKALIQKSQDGDQQARDTIVQSNMRLVWSVVQRFLNRGYEPDDLFQIGCIGLLKSVDKFDLSFDVKFSTYAVPMIIGEIQRFLRDDGSVKVSRSLKETGNKVRKMRDELSKEFGRAPTINEVAQALELTPEEVVLAQEASRAPSSIHETVYENDGDPITILDQIADQSETKWFDKIALKEAIRELDERERLIVYLRYYKDQTQSEVAERIGISQVQVSRLEKKILKQMKDRIDE; encoded by the coding sequence ATGGACATAGAGGTCAGAAATGAGAAGAAGAAACCTCAGTTAAAGGACCACGAGCTAAAAGCGTTAATTCAAAAAAGTCAAGATGGAGATCAACAAGCGAGAGATACAATCGTTCAAAGTAATATGCGTCTCGTATGGTCGGTTGTACAGCGATTTCTTAATCGAGGATACGAACCAGACGATTTATTTCAAATTGGATGTATTGGACTCTTAAAATCGGTAGATAAATTTGATTTATCTTTCGACGTGAAATTTTCAACATATGCAGTTCCAATGATTATCGGTGAAATACAACGATTTTTACGTGACGATGGATCAGTGAAAGTAAGTAGATCTTTAAAAGAAACAGGAAACAAAGTCCGAAAGATGAGAGACGAGCTTTCGAAAGAATTTGGAAGGGCTCCAACAATTAATGAGGTAGCACAGGCTCTTGAACTAACGCCGGAAGAAGTTGTTCTGGCGCAAGAAGCGAGTCGTGCTCCTTCGTCGATACATGAAACTGTGTATGAAAACGACGGAGATCCAATTACTATTTTAGATCAAATTGCAGATCAATCGGAAACGAAATGGTTTGATAAAATTGCTTTAAAAGAAGCAATTAGAGAATTGGATGAACGAGAAAGGCTAATTGTGTATTTGCGCTATTATAAAGACCAAACCCAATCAGAAGTAGCGGAGCGAATAGGCATTTCGCAAGTACAAGTTTCAAGACTTGAAAAGAAAATATTAAAACAGATGAAAGATCGAATAGATGAATAG
- a CDS encoding methionine/alanine import family NSS transporter small subunit has protein sequence MMSGSAIMMMVIGMVVIWGGLALSIANLFKKKA, from the coding sequence ATGATGAGTGGATCAGCGATTATGATGATGGTTATAGGTATGGTAGTCATTTGGGGAGGACTTGCATTAAGTATTGCAAATTTATTTAAGAAAAAGGCATAA
- a CDS encoding stage V sporulation protein AA has translation MEQTIYIKMRNRLKVSPTYEVKLSDVAQLAGDSFVVELLQNEIVYKITAHDKTHVVIDVMKVIEIIQQKAAHIQINLLGSGQTLVEIIYEKKKVHPVFFGLVWLLLFIGAALAIIYFHEDVSMQQVHQRLYYMITGEFKAQPLLFQIPYSLGLGLGMVLFFNHVFQKRINEEPSPLEVEMFQYQQSLDQYVIVHENKDNMKQIADD, from the coding sequence TTGGAACAAACGATTTATATTAAAATGCGCAATCGCTTAAAAGTGTCTCCTACGTATGAAGTAAAGCTGAGCGATGTTGCTCAACTTGCCGGAGATTCTTTTGTAGTTGAGTTGTTACAAAATGAAATAGTCTACAAAATAACAGCGCATGATAAAACACATGTTGTAATTGATGTTATGAAAGTGATTGAGATTATTCAACAAAAAGCGGCTCACATACAAATTAATTTACTTGGTTCTGGACAAACTCTTGTTGAAATTATATACGAAAAAAAGAAAGTGCATCCGGTTTTCTTCGGACTTGTATGGTTGTTACTTTTCATTGGAGCGGCCCTTGCAATAATTTATTTCCATGAGGATGTAAGTATGCAACAAGTACACCAACGGTTATATTACATGATTACTGGAGAATTTAAGGCGCAACCACTTTTATTTCAAATTCCTTATTCATTAGGTCTTGGATTAGGTATGGTCTTATTTTTTAATCATGTATTTCAAAAGAGAATTAATGAAGAGCCGAGCCCGTTAGAAGTTGAGATGTTTCAATATCAGCAGTCGCTTGATCAATATGTAATTGTTCATGAAAACAAGGATAATATGAAACAGATTGCTGATGATTGA
- the spoVAB gene encoding stage V sporulation protein SpoVAB — MIECAFVVLIGLAGGIAVGSGYVAFLAVLGIIPRLAQLTRSGKHIQYFEWAVIAGTLTGAWCSLKNITFQTSQYWLVILGIFCGTFIGMLAAALTEVLNVLPILAKRVRVEEKIIVLLVALVLGKVIGSLFHWIYFVK; from the coding sequence ATGATTGAGTGTGCATTTGTTGTATTAATTGGCTTAGCTGGAGGGATTGCAGTAGGTAGCGGATATGTCGCGTTTTTAGCTGTACTTGGTATAATCCCTCGTTTAGCTCAATTAACGAGAAGTGGAAAGCATATTCAATACTTTGAGTGGGCGGTCATTGCAGGTACTTTAACAGGGGCTTGGTGTAGTTTGAAAAATATTACATTTCAAACGTCACAATATTGGCTTGTTATATTAGGAATATTTTGTGGCACATTCATTGGAATGCTCGCTGCGGCGTTAACGGAAGTGTTAAACGTTTTACCTATTTTAGCGAAACGAGTAAGGGTAGAGGAGAAAATTATTGTTTTACTCGTTGCTCTTGTACTTGGGAAAGTAATAGGCTCGTTGTTTCACTGGATTTATTTCGTAAAGTAG
- the spoVAC gene encoding stage V sporulation protein AC yields the protein MAGRKLKDDYINKVKEYHPKPNYFINCVKAFLVGGLICTVGEVLMKFYIHYFHFSEKEAGNPTVATLVLLSAILTGCGVYDKIGQFSGAGSAVPVTGFANSMASAALEHRSEGIVLGIATNMFKLAGSVIVFGVVGAYIIGLIRYTFQILMS from the coding sequence ATGGCAGGGCGAAAATTGAAGGACGATTACATAAATAAAGTGAAGGAGTACCATCCAAAACCGAACTATTTCATAAATTGTGTGAAGGCATTTCTTGTTGGTGGACTCATTTGTACGGTTGGAGAAGTGTTGATGAAATTTTATATACATTACTTTCACTTTAGTGAGAAAGAGGCAGGAAACCCTACAGTTGCAACTCTTGTTTTACTATCAGCGATTTTAACAGGGTGTGGTGTATATGATAAAATCGGGCAGTTTTCTGGAGCGGGATCAGCAGTACCAGTTACTGGATTTGCGAATTCTATGGCGAGTGCCGCACTAGAGCATAGGAGTGAAGGGATTGTTCTAGGAATCGCTACTAACATGTTTAAGCTTGCAGGAAGTGTCATTGTATTTGGAGTCGTCGGTGCATACATTATCGGGTTAATAAGATATACATTTCAAATTTTAATGTCTTAA
- the spoVAD gene encoding stage V sporulation protein AD gives MRLTGKQTWVFQNDIFVNATGTAVGPKEAEGPLGKDFDISYSDLHCGEENWELAERRLMSDSIQQAMQKGNIKKSQIDFFLAGDLLNQTVTANYVAREYGIPFLGMFSACATSMETLAIGSAFIDGGFANRILATVSSHNATAERQFRSPTEYGGQKPGTANSTVTGAGSILISNEESAIKITAATIGKVQDLGIANPLDMGSAMAPAAAHTIQQHFEDLRRSAADYDLIVTGDLSAVGTPIAKQLLLEEGYDLGNVYNDCGLMIYNSNQEEVFAGGSGCACSAVVTYGHLLSEMQKGNLQRIFVVATGALLSPMMIQQKETIPTIAHGVVFESVKGE, from the coding sequence ATGAGATTGACAGGAAAACAAACGTGGGTATTTCAAAATGATATCTTCGTGAATGCAACTGGTACTGCTGTCGGTCCGAAAGAAGCTGAAGGCCCTCTTGGAAAGGATTTTGATATTTCATATTCTGACTTACATTGCGGAGAGGAAAACTGGGAACTTGCTGAACGAAGGTTAATGTCAGACTCAATTCAACAAGCGATGCAAAAAGGGAATATAAAAAAATCGCAAATTGATTTCTTTTTAGCGGGAGATTTATTAAACCAAACAGTGACAGCAAATTATGTTGCTCGTGAGTATGGTATTCCTTTTTTAGGGATGTTCAGCGCTTGTGCGACGTCAATGGAAACTTTGGCGATTGGATCAGCTTTTATAGATGGTGGATTTGCGAATCGTATTTTAGCTACAGTAAGTAGTCATAATGCGACGGCTGAAAGACAATTTCGTTCCCCAACAGAATACGGAGGACAAAAGCCAGGGACAGCAAACTCAACTGTTACCGGAGCAGGGTCAATATTAATTAGCAATGAGGAGAGTGCAATTAAAATAACAGCAGCAACAATTGGTAAAGTGCAAGATTTAGGAATTGCTAATCCTTTAGATATGGGATCAGCGATGGCACCAGCTGCTGCTCATACAATTCAACAACATTTTGAAGATTTGAGAAGAAGTGCAGCTGATTATGATCTTATTGTTACTGGTGATTTATCGGCTGTTGGGACACCAATTGCGAAACAACTTTTACTTGAGGAAGGGTATGATTTGGGGAATGTATACAATGATTGTGGATTAATGATTTACAATTCAAATCAAGAAGAAGTGTTTGCAGGGGGCAGTGGTTGTGCTTGTTCAGCTGTTGTAACATACGGCCATTTATTGAGTGAAATGCAAAAAGGGAATTTACAAAGAATTTTTGTTGTTGCAACTGGAGCTCTATTAAGCCCCATGATGATACAACAGAAGGAAACGATTCCAACGATTGCGCATGGTGTTGTGTTTGAAAGCGTTAAAGGAGAGTGA
- the spoVAE gene encoding stage V sporulation protein AE, whose product MDFIYAFLVGGAICVIGQVLLDFAKLTPAHLMATFVVAGAILDGFGLYDKLIKFAGAGATVPITSFGHSLLHGAMHAAEKHGYLGIGIGMFSLTSAGISAAILFSFFVALICKPKG is encoded by the coding sequence GTGGATTTTATATATGCATTTCTTGTAGGAGGAGCTATTTGTGTAATTGGACAAGTGTTGCTAGATTTCGCAAAGTTAACACCGGCACATTTAATGGCAACTTTTGTAGTCGCCGGAGCTATTTTAGACGGATTCGGATTGTACGATAAGCTTATAAAATTTGCAGGTGCTGGGGCAACAGTCCCTATTACAAGTTTTGGACACTCACTATTGCACGGGGCAATGCATGCGGCAGAAAAACATGGATATTTAGGAATTGGAATCGGTATGTTTAGCTTAACGTCTGCGGGGATTTCAGCAGCGATATTATTTTCATTTTTTGTTGCACTTATATGTAAACCGAAAGGATAA
- a CDS encoding stage V sporulation protein AE — protein sequence MRRRVVLVTDGDEYAKRTIELLTKEFGGRCISASQSNPTKLTGKKVVELIMQTPYDPVFVMFDDSGFIGEGSGEKALKYVATHKQVDVLGILAVASNTHHWEWARVDVSVDRNGNLTEYGVDKFGLPDGEIGRISGDTIYCLDGLNVPVIVGVGDIGKMCGNDEWERGSPITRKAIQLILERSGFYDEA from the coding sequence ATGAGACGAAGGGTTGTTTTGGTCACAGATGGAGATGAATATGCAAAGCGGACAATTGAGCTGTTAACAAAGGAATTTGGGGGGAGGTGTATTTCAGCATCGCAAAGTAATCCGACCAAATTGACAGGGAAGAAAGTTGTTGAGCTTATTATGCAAACGCCATATGACCCTGTATTTGTCATGTTTGATGACAGCGGATTTATAGGAGAAGGATCTGGTGAAAAGGCGTTAAAGTATGTCGCAACACATAAACAAGTTGATGTACTCGGTATTTTAGCAGTAGCATCTAATACACATCATTGGGAATGGGCGCGTGTAGATGTAAGTGTAGATCGGAATGGGAATTTGACAGAATATGGCGTTGATAAATTTGGACTCCCAGATGGTGAAATTGGCAGGATTAGTGGGGATACGATTTATTGTTTAGATGGTCTGAATGTTCCTGTCATAGTGGGGGTCGGTGATATTGGCAAGATGTGCGGAAATGATGAATGGGAGAGAGGATCACCTATTACTAGAAAAGCGATTCAATTAATTTTGGAAAGGAGTGGGTTTTATGACGAAGCCTAA
- the spoVAF gene encoding spore germination protein SpoVAF has translation MTKPKKVNIPISSFLSDNENYLKQTVGLGVTYDVGIRKFQILNKEIGVLFVNGLCDTNYIIPILEEAVDTNEIRDVEEDTVKLLENRLIHQQVSKVKTMDDVMLQVLSGLIVIFVEGETEAFAIDVRSYPGRTPTEPDTEKVVRGARDGFVENIVVNTALIRRRIRDPRLRNEMIRVGDRSQTDICITYVQDVANPDLVKIIKQELNNIEVDGITMADKTVEEFVVKQGYNPFPLIRYTERPDVAANHLLEGHVLVLVDTSPSAMITPTTYFHHLQHAEEFRQNPAVGTFLRWVRFLGVIFSLFLLPFWLVFVFDPTLLPESLAFIGPNKMTHLPILLQILMAEVGLEFLRMAAIHTPTSLSSAAGLISAILIGQIAIDVGLFVPEVILYVAVSMIGAYATPSYELGLGNKIGKLFVIILTGIFHEMGFVIGMTILILFLTSIKSLQTPYLWPFLPFDWGALTKILLRPTMSSLKVRPSIVRPQNVRRQK, from the coding sequence ATGACGAAGCCTAAAAAAGTGAATATCCCGATTTCATCTTTTTTAAGTGATAATGAAAATTATTTAAAGCAAACAGTTGGACTTGGTGTTACATACGATGTTGGTATTCGTAAATTTCAAATTTTAAATAAAGAAATTGGTGTGTTATTTGTAAATGGACTTTGTGATACGAATTATATTATCCCTATTTTAGAAGAAGCGGTGGATACAAATGAAATAAGGGATGTAGAAGAAGATACAGTAAAGCTTTTAGAGAATCGTTTAATTCATCAACAAGTAAGTAAAGTAAAAACGATGGATGATGTAATGCTCCAAGTATTATCAGGACTCATTGTTATATTTGTGGAAGGTGAAACTGAAGCGTTCGCAATAGATGTTCGTAGTTATCCGGGCCGGACACCGACAGAACCAGATACAGAAAAGGTAGTGCGTGGTGCAAGGGATGGCTTTGTTGAAAATATCGTTGTAAATACAGCGTTAATTCGTAGAAGAATACGCGATCCACGTCTTCGAAATGAAATGATTCGAGTAGGGGATAGATCGCAAACGGATATTTGTATTACATATGTACAAGATGTTGCAAATCCGGATTTAGTGAAGATTATAAAACAAGAATTAAATAATATTGAAGTAGATGGGATTACGATGGCGGATAAAACGGTAGAAGAATTTGTAGTGAAACAAGGTTATAATCCATTCCCACTTATCCGATACACAGAGAGACCAGATGTAGCAGCAAATCATCTGTTAGAAGGACATGTGTTAGTACTCGTTGATACATCACCAAGTGCTATGATCACTCCAACAACATATTTTCACCATTTACAGCATGCAGAAGAGTTTAGACAAAATCCAGCTGTAGGTACATTTTTACGTTGGGTACGTTTTTTAGGTGTTATATTTTCGCTATTCTTACTGCCATTTTGGCTAGTTTTTGTTTTTGATCCGACTCTTTTACCGGAAAGTCTTGCTTTCATTGGACCAAATAAGATGACGCATTTACCGATTTTATTACAAATTTTGATGGCGGAAGTCGGACTCGAATTTTTAAGAATGGCTGCCATTCATACACCGACATCATTGTCGTCGGCAGCAGGATTAATTTCTGCCATATTAATTGGTCAAATTGCAATTGATGTAGGTTTGTTTGTACCAGAAGTTATTTTGTACGTAGCAGTTTCTATGATTGGAGCATACGCTACGCCAAGTTATGAACTAGGGCTTGGGAATAAGATAGGAAAATTGTTTGTCATTATTTTAACAGGCATATTTCATGAAATGGGATTTGTCATTGGAATGACGATATTGATTCTATTTTTAACATCTATAAAAAGCTTGCAAACACCGTATTTATGGCCTTTTTTACCGTTTGATTGGGGCGCGTTAACGAAGATTTTACTTCGTCCAACTATGTCTAGTTTAAAGGTTCGTCCAAGTATTGTAAGACCTCAAAATGTGCGAAGACAAAAATAA
- a CDS encoding Cof-type HAD-IIB family hydrolase produces the protein MEGEEDMIKLFVSDLDDTLVYNMNDMQKEDERALCWLAENGTNICFASGRFTHRIDEAVKRFSFPYYTTSLNGATMILPDGKVFHESSFEDGVAQEIYRYIHKKGLADIVCANEQRYTKRKNEHHHTFEEYMGVHIAEIEELEEEFGKTVHPAKLFVFGEEEKIVALDQELRDTFHSEAEVFISGKRYVDIMPRGVSKGSALKRLMEHLQIEANEVACIGDSFNDISMFEVTPHSFTLHHAHPYVKEKANYVVRSVEEAIMKLPLLV, from the coding sequence ATGGAAGGGGAAGAGGACATGATTAAACTATTTGTAAGTGATTTAGATGATACACTCGTTTACAATATGAATGATATGCAAAAAGAAGATGAACGAGCGCTTTGTTGGCTAGCTGAAAACGGGACAAATATTTGTTTTGCCTCTGGCCGTTTTACTCACCGAATTGATGAGGCGGTAAAAAGGTTTTCGTTCCCGTATTACACAACTAGTTTAAATGGAGCGACAATGATACTACCGGATGGAAAAGTATTTCATGAATCGAGTTTTGAAGATGGGGTTGCCCAGGAAATATATCGATATATACATAAAAAGGGACTAGCAGATATTGTTTGTGCAAATGAGCAGCGATATACAAAAAGGAAGAATGAACATCACCATACTTTTGAAGAGTATATGGGAGTGCATATTGCTGAAATCGAAGAGTTAGAAGAGGAGTTTGGGAAGACTGTACATCCTGCGAAATTATTTGTTTTTGGCGAAGAAGAAAAAATTGTAGCATTAGATCAAGAGTTGAGAGATACATTTCATAGCGAAGCGGAAGTCTTTATATCGGGTAAGCGATATGTTGACATTATGCCAAGAGGTGTAAGTAAAGGAAGCGCTCTGAAGCGATTAATGGAACATTTACAAATTGAAGCAAATGAAGTTGCATGTATTGGAGATTCTTTCAATGATATTTCTATGTTTGAAGTAACCCCGCACTCCTTCACCCTCCATCATGCTCATCCGTATGTGAAGGAGAAAGCAAATTATGTTGTCCGTTCGGTTGAAGAAGCTATTATGAAATTACCGTTACTTGTATAA
- a CDS encoding DUF1002 domain-containing protein, protein MKTKLLALLLAVAVFIMPTASFADIIEGESIVTLGENLSEQQKQDLLKEMKAPKDAQIITVSNAEEHKFLEGIVPKAQIGTRAISSSMITYTKPGSGLIVRSKNINSITDAMYTNALITAGVKDAEIQITAPFKVSGTAALTGLMKAYETTSNKAIPEEVKKVANEEMVQTAQLGDKIGEEKAVQLVAKIKEEIAKEQPKTTEDLRTLIKKIADQLGITLTDEQLDSLVALFDKMKNLNIDWNQVGSQLEKAKDHVSAFLGSEEGQSFLDKVKDFFSSIIDFVKSLFK, encoded by the coding sequence GTGAAAACGAAATTACTAGCTCTGCTATTAGCTGTAGCCGTATTTATTATGCCAACAGCTTCATTTGCAGACATCATTGAGGGAGAATCAATTGTTACACTAGGAGAAAACTTATCTGAACAACAGAAACAAGATCTTTTGAAAGAAATGAAAGCACCAAAAGATGCACAAATTATTACTGTATCTAATGCGGAAGAACATAAATTTCTAGAGGGCATCGTTCCAAAAGCGCAAATTGGTACGAGAGCTATTTCCTCTTCTATGATTACATACACAAAACCAGGGTCAGGTCTCATTGTACGCTCAAAAAACATTAATTCGATAACAGATGCAATGTACACAAATGCACTTATTACAGCAGGTGTGAAAGATGCAGAGATTCAAATTACTGCACCATTTAAAGTTTCAGGAACTGCTGCTTTAACAGGTTTAATGAAGGCCTATGAAACAACATCAAACAAAGCCATTCCTGAAGAAGTAAAAAAAGTAGCCAATGAAGAAATGGTACAAACAGCCCAGCTTGGTGATAAAATCGGCGAAGAAAAAGCAGTTCAACTTGTTGCAAAAATTAAAGAAGAAATTGCAAAAGAACAGCCAAAAACAACTGAAGATTTACGTACATTAATTAAAAAAATTGCTGATCAACTCGGTATTACATTAACAGATGAACAGTTGGATAGCCTAGTAGCGTTATTTGATAAAATGAAAAATCTTAATATCGATTGGAACCAAGTTGGTAGCCAATTAGAGAAAGCAAAAGACCATGTGTCTGCCTTCTTAGGATCTGAAGAAGGGCAAAGTTTCCTAGATAAAGTAAAAGATTTCTTCTCTAGTATCATTGATTTCGTTAAATCTTTATTCAAGTAA
- a CDS encoding peptidylprolyl isomerase: MKTLGYILMENGEKIDLEFFPEEAPKTVENFKKLAEQGFYDGVTFHRVIPGFVSQGGDPTGTGAGGPGYSIPCETDGNPHRHLVGSLSMAHAGRNTGGSQFFVVHEPQPHLDGVHTVFGKATSGIETVLNMRQGDVMKEVKVWEE, translated from the coding sequence ATGAAAACTTTAGGATACATATTAATGGAAAATGGCGAAAAAATCGATTTAGAATTTTTCCCAGAAGAGGCACCAAAAACAGTAGAAAACTTTAAAAAATTAGCAGAGCAAGGATTTTATGATGGTGTGACATTCCACCGCGTTATTCCTGGCTTCGTAAGCCAAGGTGGAGACCCAACAGGCACAGGAGCAGGTGGCCCAGGTTACTCTATCCCATGTGAAACTGATGGAAATCCTCATAGACATCTTGTTGGCTCACTTTCTATGGCACATGCTGGCCGTAATACAGGTGGTAGCCAATTCTTTGTTGTTCATGAGCCACAACCGCATTTAGATGGCGTACATACTGTATTCGGTAAAGCAACAAGCGGTATTGAAACAGTATTAAACATGCGTCAAGGCGATGTAATGAAAGAAGTTAAAGTTTGGGAAGAATAA